One genomic region from Leifsonia poae encodes:
- a CDS encoding GbsR/MarR family transcriptional regulator has protein sequence MAENEQALNDVVERSAAILTSAGFPKMPARVVMALTVEESGGLTAVELSEQLGVSAAAISGAVRYLQQIGIVRRVAQTGSRRDRYELPEDPWYAALASKNEIYEVLAAQADAGAASITDPTSIARARLLEMADFYRFFGRRVPELLEEWEQLRSDQAD, from the coding sequence ATGGCCGAGAACGAGCAAGCGCTGAACGATGTCGTCGAACGCTCGGCCGCCATCCTCACCTCGGCCGGCTTCCCCAAGATGCCGGCCCGCGTGGTGATGGCCCTCACCGTCGAGGAGAGCGGCGGCCTCACCGCCGTCGAGCTGAGCGAACAGCTCGGCGTGAGCGCGGCCGCCATCTCGGGTGCTGTGCGCTACCTCCAGCAGATCGGCATCGTCCGTCGCGTTGCGCAGACCGGCAGTCGCCGCGACCGCTACGAGCTCCCCGAAGACCCCTGGTACGCCGCCCTTGCCAGCAAGAACGAGATCTACGAGGTGCTGGCCGCCCAGGCGGATGCGGGGGCGGCCAGCATCACCGACCCCACCTCCATCGCGCGCGCACGCCTGCTGGAGATGGCTGATTTCTACCGCTTCTTCGGCCGCCGCGTGCCCGAACTCCTCGAAGAGTGGGAACAGCTGCGCTCCGACCAGGCCGACTGA
- a CDS encoding APC family permease encodes MTTTSAPATASGARLKRNLGLWAIVGLGLGYMTPTVVFDTFGMVSRDTNNVVPSAYLVALIVMMFTAVSYGKMAGAIPSAGSAYTYVRESVHPNVGFMVGWTSLIDYVLLPMVNCLIIRSYLGALFPEVPGWIWVVIYCAVVTTVIYLTMRGTSNINMILLVFSIVVMAVFVVMVIAQLMRGEGQGTVASVQPFFHDAVTLGAVLTGATIVCFSFIGFDAVTMYAEEAKSPKIMPKAILYTVIIGGAIFLITAYFTQLRFPSSSAFPQEAIEDSTLPEIGLQVGGPTLQAVLTAAGFAATLASGLASHASVSRMLLVMGRNNVLPRRFFGHINAKTHTPTFNIVLVGLISLLAAAFTLEMIAAFINFGALIAFTFVNVSVIAWFAIRKGRRHTVKDIFTFIVLPGIGMLLTGVLWANLHVDALIGGSIWMGIGLIYLLVLTRGFRRKVAAFDENQPVTGFSKAIKTDEK; translated from the coding sequence ATGACGACGACATCGGCGCCCGCGACCGCTTCGGGGGCACGGCTGAAGCGGAATCTCGGGTTGTGGGCGATCGTGGGCCTCGGGCTCGGCTACATGACGCCGACCGTCGTCTTCGACACGTTCGGGATGGTGTCGCGGGACACGAACAATGTCGTTCCTTCCGCATATCTGGTTGCCCTCATCGTGATGATGTTCACGGCGGTGAGCTACGGCAAGATGGCCGGTGCCATCCCGAGCGCGGGGTCGGCTTACACCTATGTGCGTGAGTCCGTGCATCCGAATGTCGGGTTCATGGTGGGCTGGACCTCCCTGATCGACTACGTGCTGCTGCCGATGGTGAACTGCCTCATCATCCGCAGCTACCTGGGGGCGCTGTTCCCCGAGGTTCCCGGCTGGATCTGGGTGGTCATCTATTGCGCGGTCGTCACCACCGTCATCTACCTGACGATGCGCGGCACCTCGAACATCAACATGATCCTCCTCGTGTTCTCGATCGTCGTGATGGCCGTGTTCGTGGTCATGGTCATCGCCCAGCTGATGCGCGGCGAGGGTCAGGGCACCGTCGCCTCCGTGCAGCCGTTCTTCCACGATGCGGTCACCCTCGGCGCGGTTCTCACAGGTGCGACGATCGTCTGTTTCTCGTTCATCGGGTTCGACGCGGTCACGATGTACGCCGAGGAAGCGAAGAGCCCCAAGATCATGCCGAAGGCGATCCTCTACACCGTCATCATCGGCGGCGCGATCTTCCTCATCACCGCCTACTTCACCCAGCTTCGGTTCCCGTCATCGAGCGCGTTCCCTCAGGAGGCGATCGAAGACAGCACCCTCCCCGAGATCGGCTTACAGGTCGGCGGCCCCACGCTCCAGGCCGTGCTCACGGCGGCCGGGTTCGCGGCGACACTCGCCTCCGGTCTGGCGTCGCACGCGTCGGTGTCCCGGATGCTGCTGGTGATGGGCCGCAACAACGTGCTGCCCCGTAGGTTCTTCGGCCACATCAACGCGAAGACGCACACGCCGACGTTCAACATCGTGCTCGTCGGACTGATCAGCCTGCTGGCGGCGGCGTTCACCCTGGAGATGATCGCGGCGTTCATCAACTTCGGCGCTCTGATCGCGTTCACCTTCGTGAACGTGTCGGTGATCGCCTGGTTCGCCATCCGCAAGGGCCGCCGTCACACGGTGAAGGACATCTTCACGTTCATCGTCCTGCCGGGGATCGGCATGCTGCTGACCGGGGTGCTGTGGGCGAATCTGCACGTAGACGCATTGATCGGCGGCAGCATCTGGATGGGCATCGGCCTGATCTACCTGCTCGTGCTCACCAGGGGCTTCCGCCGCAAGGTCGCCGCCTTCGACGAGAACCAGCCTGTCACCGGCTTCAGCAAGGCCATCAAAACCGACGAGAAGTAG